From Ptychodera flava strain L36383 chromosome 2, AS_Pfla_20210202, whole genome shotgun sequence, the proteins below share one genomic window:
- the LOC139122825 gene encoding uncharacterized protein, whose amino-acid sequence MYGLSGAGGRHFCLWCLITQDQSQIPRKLRASQPRSIEGLIKDHADFLSEGKGKLANAKMYNNAINNVIFDIPISQVCVPSLHLDLGIFLRFYNMFENEVEQLQKKIDASGDLNLVQTLDKTLQRMNVKRQAYHGKSFVGNHVHKCLQEGNIDLLTNAAIEEVKLVSPAYQDEVTTICTKYNKLMKMFAKCHAGYSKCDYMESEEINELENNIDCLMAFYREEFPSARVSPKMHILEDHTVPWIRRWGFGCGFHGEQGGEHVHSDLNNIRYNIRGLRDDLEIARCLMKEHWTQVSPLTQKYKPETVRKSTKK is encoded by the exons ATGTATGGCCTGAGTGGTGCAGGTGGGAGGCACTTTTGTTTGTGGTGCCTTATTACCCAAGACCAGTCACAGATTCCTCGAAAATTACGAGCATCCCAACCAAGATCAATAGAGGGCCTCATCAAAGACCATGCTGACTTTCTGAGTGAAGGCAAAGGCAAACTTGCAAATGCAAAGATGTACAACAATGCTATCAACAATGTCATATTTGACATCCCAATATCACAG GTATGTGTGCCAAGCTTACACCTGGATCTTGGTATATTTTTACGGTTCTACAACATGTTCGAGAATGAAGTGGAACAGTTACAGAAGAAAATAGACGCAAGTGGTGACCTAAACCTAGTACAAACCCTTGATAAAACCTTACAGAGGATGAATGTCAAAAGGCAGGCCTACCATGGCAAGTCATTTGTTGGAAATCATGTCCATAAATGCTTGCAG GAAGGTAACATTGACCTCTTAACAAATGCTGCAATAGAAGAAGTGAAACTGGTTAGTCCTGCTTATCAAGATGAAGTTACTACTATATGTACGAAGTACAACAAGCTAATGAAGATGTTTGCTAAATGTCATGCTGGCTACAGCAAATGTGATTACATGGAATCAGAAGAGATTAATGAGTTGG aaaatAACATTGATTGCCTGATGGCATTTTACAGGGAGGAATTTCCTAGTGCCAGAGTGTCTCCCAAAATGCACATATTGGAGGACCACACAGTTCCCTGGATACGCAGATGGGGCTTTGGCTGTGGGTTTCATGGGGAGCAAGGAGGAGAACATGTACATTCTGATTTGAATAATATTAGATATAACATTAGAGGGTTGAGAGATGACCTTGAAATAGCTAGGTGTCTGATGAAAGAACATTGGACGCAAGTATCTCCATTGACTCAGAAGTACAAGCCTGAAACTGTACGGAAAAGCACTAAAAAGTAA
- the LOC139123631 gene encoding E3 ubiquitin-protein ligase LNX-like, which yields MGPHPRVGICHVCSHFEQQSKGGRPRRAKRGRPITKKQDHATHTDDMNNTTIATILTEEGKVFLQEQAKKSPSFDWPKSFSPMPDVEGDIKCSICLSFLTKPLETPCQHIYCSDCIINVFLTENKLFVNCPCCIESISCFSVKPAKLYFLNILRSLPMQCNTCAQICNFLHLNEHTCQPGQAKSNAESSSQPWQASSDILERPLELPLTPELEKMATHLLKTKLNQSADGKTAIYKTGGPKLVVVQSHQPRVATITASRSTIRKRSNYLQKQRDRISMGSCGTQQQDEIKIAAKQQRIDQLFAKIPRVSISSEELLAVKSDLGITWNSNRKLKRWFNHWGVRSGGEQQMRRDKESIIGDNLVAKNLPFLFTEEKGRIEKLAPCVYADSLPRKVLQQPDENDRLNLLSWHGGKIPQDEVWVKLGGDKGGGSFKAMFQLGNVPTQMPNRTQ from the exons GGGCAGACCCATAACAAAAAAACAAGACCATGCAACTCATACTGATGATATGAATAACACAACCATTGCGACAATACTAACAGAGGAGGGTAAAGTGTTTTTACAGGAGCAGGCTAAAAAGTCACCCAGTTTTGATTGGCCCAAGAGCTTTAGTCCAATGCCTGACGTGGAGGGTGACATAAAATGCAGTATTTGCCTTTCCTTTTTAACCAAGCCACTGGAAACTCCTTGCCAGCATATCTATTGCAGTGACTGTATAATTAATGTATTTTTaactgaaaataaattatttgttaATTGCCCATGTTGTATAGaatcaatttcttgtttttcagtcaaaccagcaaaactttattttttgaatattttacggTCTCTgccaatgcaatgcaatacatgTGCGCAAATTTGTAATTTCCTTCACCTCAATGAACACACATGTCAACCGGGTCAGGCAAAGTCAAATGCTGAAAGTTCATCACAACCATGGCAGGCATCATCTGATATTCTTGAGAGGCCGCTGGAGTTACCCCTTACTCCTGAGTTGGAAAAAATGGCAACCCACCTGCTCAAGACTAAATTGAACCAGTCTGCAGATGGTAAGACTGCCATATATAAAACAGGTGGACCG AAACTTGTTGTTGTCCAGAGCCACCAGCCACGTGTCGCCACCATTACCGCCTCCAGAAGCACCATAAGAAAACGCTCCAATTATCTGCAAAAACAAAGAGACAGAATTAGCATGGGGTCATGTGGCACACAGCAGcaggatgaaataaaaatagcaGCAAAGCAGCAACGCATAGACCAACTGTTTGCAAAGATTCCCCGGGTCTCTATCAGTAGTGAAGAATTACTAGCTGTAAAGTCAGATCTCGGTATTACCTGGAACTCAAACAGAAAGTTAAAGAG ATGGTTCAACCACTGGGGAGTCAGAAGTGGTGGAGAACAGCAGATGAGAAGAGATAAAGAAAGCATTATAGGTGACAATTTGGTGGCTAAAAATTTGCCTTTCTTGTTCACTGAGGAGAAAGGAAGAATTGAGAAACTGGCTCCCTGTGTCTACGCAGACAGTCTCCCACGGAAAGTGCTACAACAACCAGATGAAAATGATAG ACTAAACTTACTGTCTTGGCATGGAGGGAAGATCCCCCAGGACGAAGTATGGGTGAAACTTGGAGGGGATAAGGGTGGGGGGAGCTTCAAAGCTATGTTTCAACTCGGAAATGTCCCCACCCAAATGCCAAACAGAACACAGTAG